A window of Halovivax gelatinilyticus genomic DNA:
GTCGTCGAAGAAGAACTCGTCGGCGCGGTCGAACGTCCGACCGGGGATGTCCGACGCGTCGAACAAGCTCGAAACTTCGGGGTCGGGAACGGTCGAATCCCGAAAGAACCAGAGTTCGGCTCTGATTCGCCCGGCGTCGCCGCGGTTGTTCACCGTCGCGTGGTACTCCCGGTCCGTCGTCTCGACGTCGATGACGTGTGGCTCCGGGTGTGTCATTCGGCGGAATTCGAGGTCGACGTCGTCTGTTAACAGGCCAGCGCAACCGGCGATCGAACAGAGGCCGACAGTTGCGGTGGTGGCGAGAACACTTCGTCGTCGCATGGCGACCGGGATACATCTAGTCAATATAGAATCTCCGATTGTGTTGCCGTCGGTCGAATCGGCGCGATCAGTGATCGTTCGTCAGGGGTTGCGTGCACCGACTCGTTTCGTTACAGCTCCGTTTACATTCGTCGCGAATGGGGTGATCCCGTTTGGCAGAACTGACCAGTAGGACGTCTGAAAGTGAATTATTTATCGCTACGGCTGGTGGGGATCGCTGATAGTATTCTTCTCGGCGGAAGGATACCGTAATCATGGTGTACTCAGTATGAGCCCCGACGAATCCACCGCCAACGATGCACCGCCGCTCGTCAGCTTCGATCCCGAAGGACGGGCCCCGATCGTCAGCTACAACGTCCCCGAACCGACCGCCTACGCCGGTCGCAGTTACGTCGAACTCGACGTCGACCCAGATCACTTCAGCGAGGATGCCCGCGAGGGCACCACGTTCGACGAATGGGTGACCTCGATTATTCCGCCTCGGGAGGCCCCGGAGGACCCGATAGACGACGAAGAACCGGTTCCCATCGAAGATGACGATGAAGCCGATATCGACGACGATCTTGACGTAGACGAGCCCGACGATGAGGACCTAGACGTCGACGAGCCGGATGTGGAAGAACCGGATGTCGACGAACCGGACGCAGACGATGACGTTCACGTCGACGAGCCGGATGTGGAAGAACCGGATGTCGACGAACCGGACGTAGACGATGACGTTCACGTCGACGAACCGGACGACGACGTCGAGGTCCAGCGTGAAGATGGTCTCCACGAGGACGTTCTGGACGACGTGGACGAAGAGGATCTCCACGAGTTCGTCCCAGGCGATTCCAACACGACCACCGCTCACGCGGCACTGACGGCGATCCTCGAATCGCAGTTCGTACAGGGAGAGAGCGGCCCCATCGTCGGGGCGGTCGATCGACGGATCGAGGAGTCGGTCGCCGCCGTGGGGAACGCGACGAAGCTGATGCGCGAGCCGTCGCTTGCTCGCTCGAAACCCGTCTTCGAAGAGACGGCTGAGGGCGGACAGATAATCGACACTCAGCCGCAAGACGAGCTGCTCTCGGAGGTCCACAGTTCGATCAAGCCGAACCTCTACGCGACGGAATCGCTTTCGCGGTCGGGGTCGAACGCCGCCGAACTCGCTTCGGACATGATGGCGGACGTCTCGCAGAAGGCGAAGCTCGACGTCGACGTCATGCACGCGATCCAGCCCGAGGTGATGGCCAGGGAGATGCTCGACGGTCGTCACCCCATCGTCCGCTACACTATGGGTGGTCGACCAACGGTCGAGTATGCGGTCGCGCCGCCGGTGATCGAACCGCGCCTGTTTCTCGTCGAGCGCTATCGCCTCTCGACGTTTCTCGGCAACTACGGCGCCGGCCGGACGCTAAAGACGTTCTCGTTGCTTCCGGGTGAGCAGACGACGATTAGCATCGAGACCTTCCGCAAGACCGAAGAACAGCGAACGGAGTCCTCGAGTATCCTCGATTCGTACACGACCGAGACGGCAGAAGAGTTCGAGGAGACGGTCAAGGCAGAGCAGTCCCAGAAAAACGAACACGAGGAGTCGTTCGCGTACAACGCCGAGGCCAAGGCCGAGGCGAGCTGGGGATTCGGAAGCGCGTCGGCCAGCGGCGGCGTCGAGGGCGGTACGAACGCCGCCCGCGAGGAGATTGCGAAAAACGTCTCGAACGCGACGTCGAAACACGCCGCCGAAGCCTCGAGCAAGCGCCAGGTCGAGATCGATACCGATTACGAAATCTCCGAACAGACCGGCGAGGAGACATCCATCGAGCGCTCGCTCGAGAACATCAACCTCAGTCGAACCCTCAACTTCGTTTTCAAGCAGATGAACCAGGAGTTCATCACGCTCATGCACCTCGTCGACGTCCGCGTCGGCTTCACCAACAATGGATTCGACGTACGAGATCGTTCCGACACGCTCGGGGGCGTCGACTATCGCGAGGTCTCCCTTCCGGAACTCGACGCGCTCCTGGCGGACGTCATCGACGAGGACCATCGGGCGGACGTCCGCGAACGGATCGTCGGCGAACTTTCGACGATCTTCGACTATCGGGGCGACGTTCGATCGATCGTCGAAGAAGTCGAGTTGCCCGGTTCTGACGGCGAAGCGACCTACCTTCGCGTCGATCCCGACCTCCGTACGACCTACACGGACGAGACCGGCAACGAGATAACCGTTCCCGGGCTCGTTCTCTCGGCTGAGACGAACGTCATGCGGACCGAGGGCGTGGTGGTCGAAGCGTTGCTCGGCGGCGGGAACGCCCTCGATGACTACGCCATGTCGCTCCAGGACGAAGAGGTCAGAAAGCGACTCACCGAAAACGACGAACGCGAGGTCGCTACCGAACGCGAGCGTCTCGCCCAGTCGCTCGTCTCCGACGGCGACGACGAGTCCGTCGGCAGGTTCGAACGACTCTTCGCGACGCTCGAAGCGTCCGAAGAAGAAAAGATCGAGGTTCCCGTCGAACCCGCGCCCGAACCGACTCCGGCGCCGGAAGACGGGGAGTGATCCCCGATGAGTGCTGGGAGATCGAGAGAGCGCGCCGTCGAGGAGCCAAAACGCAGAGCCCTCGCCGACAACGCAACGGGTCCGGTCGAGGGTATCACCAACTTCGCCCAGGAACGCCACGAGCGAGCGCTCGAACGCGCCGACGACGGAATCGACGAAACTGACTGCGCCATCGGCCGACCGACGCACGAAGACCTTCGACGGACGAGATCGTGGGCGATATCGGCCGATTTCAGCGCCGACGTTAGCTGGAGGGGACCCGGGATCGGCGCGGAGATATTCGAACTGGTCAACCGCGAGACCGGGCGGGCCCACGAGATCAGAATGATACCGCTGGGCGTCGGCTTCGATATCTCCCCAATCGGCCTCTCTTCCGGCCCGCCAAACTACACCCTGTTCAGGACGGACGAACCGGTCAACTTCACCGATTTCCACGGCGTCGGGGCGCGAGTGACGGGGATGCGGGCGCTCGTCGGGTCCGTCACGTACCTCACGCTCTGGGGGGATATGGCGTACTTTTCGGATCGGTTGGCGTACGTCCGGATGAGCGGCTGGGGACTCAACACGGCCGGACCGAGCCTGGCTCACGGCGTCACCAGACTGTGTTACGGCGACGGCGAACCGACCGGGCTCGTCCCCCGAGTGCTCAACCTGCCGCCTCGCGATCCGCCGCGACCGCCACGCGAACCGCACTTTCGCGTCCCAGCGATGGAAGACGAGCGGATCGACGTTCCGAACGACGTCCTCTTCGCGTTCGACTCCGCCGAACTCTCTTCCGGTGCCGACGATACGCTCACGCATCTCGCCGATCTCCTCAACAACCGCCTCCGCAAGCCCGTCGACATCGAGGGTCACACCGACTCGATCGGCGATCCCGATTACAATATGGATCTATCGATACGGCGCGCCGAGGCGGTCAAAGCGTGGTTCGTCGATGACGAAGTCTACGGCGCCGAAGCGTTCACGGTCCGCGGAAAGGGAGAAACCGACCCGGTCGCCCCGAACACCCACGACGACGGGTCGGACAACCCCGAAGGGCGAGCGAAGAATCGACGCGTGACGATACGGGCGGTCTGGAACGTCTGACCTACTCGGACAGCCACCAGCCATACATTCGGGCAATCTCCTCGTCGTCGACCGGTTTCTTGCTCTCGCCGTAGGTTTTCCCCTCCAGGATCTGGCGTTCGATCGCGTTCAGCGCGAGCGAGAACGCGTGGCGATCGCCGTAGCCAGTGTCGGAGGCGACGAACAGTCCTTTGTCGGTGTACAGCCGGATGCGGACGTGGATCTGCGGAACCCCGCGAAGGCGTTCTTTGTGTTCGTTGACGTGGACCTTCGCCTCGAGAACGCGCATCGCGCCGTACTTGCGCGCGACGTCGTCGATCCGCTCGGCCATCGTCTCGTGGGTCAGTTCGGTCACGTAATCGGTACCGAACACCTGTATCGGTCGACCGCCTTCTTCGGTCCACGTCAACGCGTCCAGAAGGTCGGTCTTGGTGACGATGCCCGCGAGCACACCGTCGTCGAGAACGATCGAGGAGGAGGCTTCGAACTCGAGCATGGTGTCGAGGGCGGCGTCGAGCGATTCGTCCAGCGTGGTCGTTCCGACCGTCTCGACCATCACGTTCCGTACCGGCAGGTCGAGTAAGTCCGCACTCTCACCGCTCCGATCGCCGAATCCGCCGTGATCGCCGCCCTGTGCCGTGACGTGCGCCGACGGATCGCCGCCCTGCTGTCGCGTAAGCTCCCGAGTGACGAACTGGATGACGTCGAGCAGGCTGACGATGCCGACGACGTTCTCGCCGTCCTCGTCGGCCACCACCGGCAGGTGCTCGATGCGCTTCTCGCGGAACGTAGCGAGCGCCTTTCCGAGCGTCGTCTCGGGTTCGACGGTGACAACCTCGAGCGTGGCGACGTCCTCGGTGTCGAGCACCGAGAGATACGGCTGGACGTGTCGAAGGAGGTCGTCAGCGCGAACCACGCCCACGACGTCCCCTGATTCCGCCTCGGGATCGTCCATCACGGGGAGCACTCTCGTGTCGCCCGCGATCATGAGGCGGGCGGCCTCCCGGAGGTCTTCGTGGCGGCCGATCCTCGGCACTGGTCGAACGAGCGACCGTGCCTTTCGCGAGTTCTTCTCGTGCGACGAGATCGCGTCGCGTCGCGTGACGATCCCGTCGAACTCGCCGCCGGCCGTGACGAGCAGTGCCTTCTGGGCCGACCCTTCGAACGCACCTCGGAGCTTCGAGACGGGCGTCTCCTCGTCGACCGTGTCGTACGTATCGTCGATGACGTCGGTTACGTCCATACGCCACCTTCTATCTGCAGTTACTTACTGGCTGTCGGTCGTTCCCAGGCGAGGGGATGAGCCGAAAGCTGTCCGCGACGCGTCTTATAAATGGCGTGAAAGTACGATTGAGGGCGGATTAGACCGACCGGACGCCAGCATAATAGAGCGATATCGAGTCTCCCGGCCGGTGGCTACTCGTTTAGATGCGAGCGATAGCCCTTCGGTTCGAATCCGCGGCGACAAATAATGTCCTGACGACCGACCGTGATGGCACTCACCTGGTTGTCCGCTTCCATCTCCGTGACGACGGTATCTAAGTGGTCGGCCGACCACCCCGTTTTCTCGATGACGGTCTCGCGATCGACGCGGCCCCCGCGTTTTACGAGCAGCCGGAGAACGACGTCTTCGTCCGCAAGTTCCCGTTCGTCGACGCCGTACTCGACCTGTTCGGCGTAACTGAGCGTCTCTTCGTCGTCCGATTCGTCATCGGTCGACTCGGCTTCGTCGACCGCGGCCGAGTTGAACCGGGTTGATAACTGTGACCAGAGCGTTTTGAATACCATGTGAGTGGATCACCGTCTATTCGTTTGATCGTCCTACGACGCCCTCCTACCAAGATGTTGTGCTTCGACGGGTGACGGTTCGGCAGGAGCCTGGCGCTGTCTACCTGTGTGTCTGCTCTCCATCCTCATAAATCAGCGGCCCGCTTGCTGACTCAGGTGAAAATCGATTGACTCCGGCTCCGCTCGGTCACTCGTTCGTTCGCTCGCTCGCCGATTTCCGTCCCCTGGAGCGGGGATACGCCTCCGCGAGCGCCTCGAGCTGCGCTTGTGATCCCGTCGTGTGCGGGGCGACCAGCGGCGAGACGCTCACCTGCCCTTCGACGACTGCGCGTCGATCGGTGCCGGGCGGATCGGGAATTGTCTCCGGATCCATCGTCTCCCAGACGCCGTCCTCGACGGTGATCGTCGATCCGTTGCGGGTCGCGTCCATCTCGTATCGCTTCGACGGTCGGGTGACGACCATCGGCGGCTCCCGTCCGCCGTTCATCGGGACGTTCACGTTGAGGTAGGAGGCGTCCTCGAAGACGCCGGCCGAGAGCGCGTGCTCGACCAGGTAGCGGGTCGCGCGCGTCGCCTCGGCGAAGTCCGCGGGCGTCGTCTCGACGTCCTCGAACGCGAGGTCGCCGACCGGAACGTACATCGAGGTGGCGATCGCGGGCACGTCGAAGAATGCGGCCTCGACGGCGGCACTGATCGTCCCCGACCGTCCGAGAACGTAGGCGCCGAGGTTCGCTCCCTCGTTACAGCCCGCGACGACGAGGTCCGGATCGGGGGCGAACTCGGAGAGGCCGGCGACGACGCAATCGGCGGGGGTCCCCGTAATCGCGTAGCCGTCGTCGCGCTCGTCGACGGTCACTTCGTTCGAGATCGCTCGCCCGCAGGCGCTCTGGTCGGTCGCGGGGGCGACGACGGTGACGTCTGCGATCTGCGAGAGTTCCTCGCCCATGGCGACGATTCCCGGCTCGCCGTAGCCGTCGTCGTTGGTCAGCAATATTGATAGCCGGTCGTCCATACCGATTGCCTTCGCGTCGAACGCGAAAAGTTCGTCGGAGTGTTACCCGAGCGGATCGACCACGGTCTCTTCGTCGACGACCAGGTTGTACGCCTCCTCGTCGTCGTTCCAGAGCGCCAGCGCCGACTCGAACGCGAGGAGGTCCCCGTACCCGGCGTCGAGTAGCGGTCGGTTCAACGCCGTCTCGTTCGTCACCACCGCGTAGTGATCGACCGCTTCGCTCCCGTCGCTGACCTTGAAGAGCGGATTCGACGGCTCCTCTCCCGTCGACCCGCTGGCCTCCTCACTTCGATCGACGAGCGAGCGGCTCACCTTCGCCGCGACGAGGTCGATCCGGTTCGAGACGTGGCGTTCCATCTCCGCCATCTTCGCCCAGCGGGCCGTATCGAGCGAGACGTCGTGACGTCGGGTCCCGTCGAGTCGAAGCATCGAGTGTGAAAACTGGACGTCGACGTTGACGAACTCGCCCGGCCGGTGGTCTGGATCCGTCGCCGCCTCGTCGAGTCGCGATTGCACGTCCGGGACCGCGAGGTCGGGACGGACGTCGAACGACCAGCCCCGATCGCTCGGCCGCTCGCCCGCCCAGAGTCTGACCAACGGTCCGTAGACGGTGACCGTGCGCTCGGTACCGTCGGCACTCGAAACTGCGGTGTCCTCCACCGCTCGCTCGACCTCTCGCAGGCCGATGCTCGTCTCCCGGTCGGCCGGCGCCATCGCCAGCAGCGAGCCGTCGTCCGCGAGCATCGAGAGGTAGCGCTGACAGACGGAGACCGGGTCATCGAGTTCACTCAGGACGTTACACAGCAAGATGAGGTCGAACGGTTCGCCGTCCGGTTCGAAGGCCTCGGCGGTCGTGCGGTGGACGTCCCAGTGGACGTTCCGCCCGGTTTCGGCGAGCACCGTTTCGAGGACGTCCGCGGCCGCGCTCGGTTCGAGCGCGTGGTACTCGACGAGCCCGTCGTCCGGGAGATATTCACACAGTCCCAGTGCGGGGCCGCCGACCCCGGCGCCCACGTCGAGGACTCGGAGGTTCCGACCGAGTAAGTCCCGCTCGGCCAAATCGTCGAGTGCGTACTGCACCGCGGCGTAGTAGCCCGGCAGGTGGTAGATCGCGTACCCGGCGGCGACGTCCTCGTCGTAAGAGACGGCGTCGCCCGCCAGGTACTGGGCTTTCGTTCGACGCAGCGTCGACCGGAGAACGTCGCCCGACGCCCCGTCGTACCAGTGTGGCCCGTACCGTTCGACGAGCCAGTCTTCGAGGGCGTTCTCGTAGGTTCGGGGGAACCTCTCGACCGGTTCGAAGCGCGCCTCGACTGGTTCTTCGGAGACGGGAACGAACGTTCCGTCCTCGCGCTCGACGAGTCCGAGCGTGACGGCGTCCTCGCGCAGGTACTGGCGGACCACCGCCGGGTGCGGCTCGCCCTCGACGTATTCGAAAATTTCTTCCGGATCGATCGGTCGGACGTTCCGCAGGTACAACGCGTTCTCCCGGACCGCCTCGCGCTGGTCGGTCATCGATCCGGCACACCCCCGGACGCGGTCGATGATCGGCTCGTCTCGCGTCGGTCGTCGACCCACGTCGCCGTCGCGTCCTCGATCAGCGAGACGAGTTCGTCGTGATCTGCCTCCGCGATTCGTCCGGCGGCCTCGGCGACGGCGTCGGCGCCGTCGAACCGATCTTGGACGTCCGCGTACACGCGCGGCGTTCCCGCACCGATCCGTTCGACCTGCTCGCGTAGGCCCTCGTACAGCGGCGTTTCGAACGCTTCGGGGACCGGCTCTGCGGCCGCCGCGAACGCCAGGACCGCCGCGTGGGCTGCCGCCTGCACGCGTTCCATCGCGCCGTCGTGCTCGGCCGGCGTCGTCTCGACGAGCTCGTTTTCGGCGGTCTCTAGGTCTGCGAGAATCGCCCGGGTCGCCGGACCCGCCGACCGGGTCACGACGGCGATCGATCCCGGAGCGCGTTCTGGTGCGAACAGCGGGTGCAGACTGCAGTGTTCCACAGCGGGTGCGTACTCGTCCATCGCGGTGAGGACGGGTTCCATCACGCCCGCGACGTCGACGATCGCGCCGTCGACTCGGACCGCCTGCGTCGCGATCGCCGCCTCGACCTCGCCCATCGGAACGGCGAGGCAGACGGCGTCGTAGGTGTCGCCGTCGGGTTCCAGCGGGACCGTCCGGCCACCGACGGCGGCGGCCGTCTCGCGCGCTCTCGTCTCGTCGACGTCGGCGATCGCGAGGTCGGCGTCGAGCGTCTCGGCGAGCCATCGCCCCATCGCACCGGCGCCGACGATACACACCTCCATCGCTGCTCACTATCGGGCGCCGTCGCAAAAGGAGTTCGATCGATCGGGTACGAATCAAGTCGGCAACGGTCGTCCGGCTTACCGACGATCCTGCGGTTCGATCGAGATGGGGTAGTCGGTGAGGTTCTCGTAGCCGTCCTCGGTGACGACGACGAGGTCCTCGATGCGGACGCCGCCTACCTCCGGATCGTAAATGCCGGGTTCGACGGTGATCACGTGGCCGGGTTCGAGTTCGTCGCCGCCGAACGAGAGGCTCGGCCCCTCGTGGATGTCGAGGCCGACGCCGTGGCCGGTGCCGTGGATGTAGCCCGTGCTGGTCTCTGGGTCGCTCCGGAGCGTCTCGTAGCCGGCGTCTTCGATGACGTCGCAGACGATTCCGTGGATCTCGTCGCCGGCGACCCCAGGTTCGATGGCGTCGAGGGCAGCCTCGAAGGCCTCGTGTGTCACCTCGTACCGTCGGCGTAGTTCGTCGCTTGGCTCGCCGCGAACGAACGTCCGGGTCATGTCGCCGAAGTAGCAGGTTTCCTTATCGCGCGGGAAGATGTCGATCACGATCGACTCGCCGGCGTGGATCGGGCCGCTCCCGCGGTCGTGGGGATCGGCGGCGTTCGCACCCGAGGCGACGATCGTCTCGTCGAGCGCGCAGCCGTCGCGCAGCAGGGCGATCTCGATCTCGGTCGTGACGCGCTCGCTCGTGAGCACCTCGTCGTCGTGATAGAGGACGCCGTCGCGCACCTCGGCGGTCGCGATAAGCGACTCGGCGACGGCCATCGCGCGCTGGTTGGCAGCCTGGGTCGCGCGGACGTGTTCGATCTCAGCGTCGGTCTTCGTCTCGCGCAGTTCGCCGACGACGCCGTCGGCGTCGACCGAGACGGCGATCCCCTGCTCGCGGAGTCCGTCGGCGGTGCCGACGCGACAGTTTTCGGGAACGGCGACCGATTCGACGCCGTGGTCGGCCAGAAACGCCGCGAGCAGTCGGTGTTTCGCTTCGCGCGGGCCGTACTCTTCGCGAAGTTCGTGATAGTCGTAGGCGGCGGTGTTGGTCACGCTGTCGGCGTCGGATTCGGTCTGGGCGCGGCCGTACTCGAGCCCGGACACAAGCAGGTGGACGCCGTCGGCCGTCACGATCGTCTGGAACGGGTCCGGCGCGGAAAAGCCAGAGATGTAGCGCTGGTTCGCGTCGGTGCCGTCGGCGTCGATCAGATAGGCGTCCAGGTCGTGCTCGGCGAGGTGGTCGGTCAGCGGTCGGCGCGTTTCGTTCATGTACGCCCGTTCCGAGGGGCGTTACATAATTGCACCTTTCCCGGCGAGAGACGTGCCGACTCGCTGGACACGACCGACGGTCAATCCGGACGGGACCGGTACCGTCATAGGCGAACCCGCAGTCAGTGTGCGTATGAACGTCACGCTCGCTCCGGCGACCGTCGACGGTGTCGTCAGTGCACCTCCGTCGAAGAGTTACACGCATCGGGCGATCCTCGCGGCTGGCTGTGGCGAATCGAGTCTGGTCGAGTCTCCCCTCTGGAGTGCGGACACGCAGGCGACGACGCGCGCGGTCGAGGCGTTCGGCGGCTCGGTCAGCCGCCGATCTGACGGCGCGCTCGCGATCGACGGGTTCGACGGCCAGCCGGCCATCCCCGACGACGTGATCGACTGTGCGAACAGCGGGACGACGATGCGCCTCGTCACCGCCACCGCCGCGCTCGTCGACGGAACCACGGTCCTGACTGGCGACGCGTCGCTCCGGTCGCGTCCACAGGGGCCGTTGCTCGACGCACTCGCCGACCTCGGCGCGACCGCCAGGAGCACGCGGTCGAACGGCCAGGCGCCGCTCGTGATCGACGGTCCGATCGACGGCGGTCGCGTCTCGATTCCGGGCGACGTCTCCTCGCAGTACGTTTCCGCCCTGTTGATGGCCGGGCCGCTCACCGACGGAGGCGTCGAGGTCGAGCTCGAAACGACGCTGAAATCCGCACCGTACGTCGACGTCACGCGCGAAGTGCTCGATGCGTTCGGCGTCGAGACTCGCGAGACCGACGCTGGCTTCGCCGTCGACGGCGGCCAATCCTACCGCGTAGCTGACGGCTCGTACGCCGTCCCCGGCGACTTCTCCTCGATCTCGTACCTGCTGGCGGCCGGTGCGATCGCCGGCGAGGTCGAAATCGAGGGCGCACACCCGAGCGCGCAGGGCGACCGCGCGATCGTCGATCACGTCGAGGCGTTCGGGGCGCCCGTCGAGTGGAACCGCGAGGCCGGTCGCCTCTCCGTCGAACGCGCCCCGCTGTCGGGTATCGAGGTCTCCGTCGCCGACACGCCCGATCTCCTCCCGACGCTGGCCGCCCTCGGCGCCGTCGCCGACGGGGAGACCCGAATCCTCGACGCCGAACACGTCCGGTACAAGGAGACCGACCGGGTGAGCGCGATGGCCGAGGAACTCGATACGATGGGCGTCGAGACGACCGAAGAACGCGACGCGCTGATCGTCCACGGCGACCGGTCGACGCTCAGTGGCGCGCGCGTCGACGGTCGCGGCGACCACCGTATCGTGATGGCGCTGGCGGTCGCCGCGCTCGCCGCCGACGGCGAGACGACGATCGATGGGGCCGAACACGTCGACGTCTCCTTTCCGACGTTCTTCGAGACGCTCACGGACCTCGGCGTCGAGGTAACGCGATCCGAGTGACCTCGAACCGGCACGTCGTGGTCGGTGGTTTTCGCCCGCTCTGTTCTCGTTCACCGAAACGATTAGGGGATTCCTTCGAATCTCTTACCGCATGTCCCGTCGGGAGATAGAAGAGCGGGTGGGCGCGAACCGGGAGCGAGACGCGGTCGTCGAGCCGGACTACGGCGGGTACTGCGTCTCGAACGTCGTCGAATCGCTACTCGGGCTCCTCGATTCCCGATTCGACGCGCCGATGCCAGAAGACGTCTTTCGGGGCGTCGACACGGACGTCGAAACCGTGGTGTTCGTCCTGCTGGACGGTCTCGGCTACGACGAGTGGACTCGCTTCGAGTCCCGGTCGACGTTGGCCCGGCGGTTCGCCGCGGACGGGACGGTGAGTCCGCTCACCTCGATCTTTCCGTCGGAGACGGCCGCGGCGTTCACCTCGATCGCGACGGGGACCGATCCGATCGAGCACGGGCTCCTCGGGTGGTTTCAGTACCTGGGGGCGATCGAGCGCGACGTGGTCACGCTCCCGTTTACCACGCTAACCGAAACGCCGATTGGAGACGTCGATCCGACGCTCGACGGGTCCGCGCTGTTCGACGCGACGGCGCTGTCGGCCAGGACGGCCGAGACGGATCTCTCGTTCGAAGCAGTCCTGCCGTCGTCGATCGTCGAATCGCCCTACAGTAGGGCGATATTCGACGGTGCAGCGCGGACCGGGTTCGACGAACGCGAGTCGTTCGCGCGACGGCTTCGCGATTCGGCCGAGTCGGCCGACGGGCCGACGTTCGTCTTCGGGTACGAGCCCTCGATCGACGCCGCTGCCCACGAGGACGGGTTGCGAAGTCGCGCAACCAGATCGACGGCGACCGACGTCCTCGCTCACCTCCAGTCCGGATTCGTCGAGCGCCTGTCGGACGACGCGGCCGCGAAGACGCTGCTCGTCGTCTCGGCCGATCACGGTATCGTGGATACGGTTCCGGCCGAAAACGTCGACGTAACCGACTGGCCGAGCTGGCCCGACGTGCGGCGCTGGCTTCGAAGGGACCGGTCGAACGAACCGCGGAGACCGACCGGCAGTCCGCGAAATATGCACCTTCACGTCGATCCCGATCACGTTGCCGACGTCAACGCCCGACTGGCGGAGGCGGTCGACGGGCGCGTCTACACCCGTTCGGAGGCGGTCGACGCCGGGCTCTTCGGGGAGGCCTCGCCGTCTGCGCTGTTCGAACGACGCTGTGGCGACCTCCTGGCGGTGCATCGAAATCGCGGCCTTTGCTGGATCGATCGCGATCTGAACGAAATCGGTATGCACGGCGGACTCACTCGCGAAGAGATGCTCGTTCCGTTCGCGGTCGGTCGCGTCGAGGATCTTCGAGGGTGACGATCGCTCGCCCGACAGCGCGCCCGCCGTGGGGGTCCAAGCTGTTCACCCGTTGCCCGTTTGTACGTCCCGTC
This region includes:
- a CDS encoding OmpA family protein, whose product is MSAGRSRERAVEEPKRRALADNATGPVEGITNFAQERHERALERADDGIDETDCAIGRPTHEDLRRTRSWAISADFSADVSWRGPGIGAEIFELVNRETGRAHEIRMIPLGVGFDISPIGLSSGPPNYTLFRTDEPVNFTDFHGVGARVTGMRALVGSVTYLTLWGDMAYFSDRLAYVRMSGWGLNTAGPSLAHGVTRLCYGDGEPTGLVPRVLNLPPRDPPRPPREPHFRVPAMEDERIDVPNDVLFAFDSAELSSGADDTLTHLADLLNNRLRKPVDIEGHTDSIGDPDYNMDLSIRRAEAVKAWFVDDEVYGAEAFTVRGKGETDPVAPNTHDDGSDNPEGRAKNRRVTIRAVWNV
- the surE gene encoding 5'/3'-nucleotidase SurE, producing the protein MDDRLSILLTNDDGYGEPGIVAMGEELSQIADVTVVAPATDQSACGRAISNEVTVDERDDGYAITGTPADCVVAGLSEFAPDPDLVVAGCNEGANLGAYVLGRSGTISAAVEAAFFDVPAIATSMYVPVGDLAFEDVETTPADFAEATRATRYLVEHALSAGVFEDASYLNVNVPMNGGREPPMVVTRPSKRYEMDATRNGSTITVEDGVWETMDPETIPDPPGTDRRAVVEGQVSVSPLVAPHTTGSQAQLEALAEAYPRSRGRKSASERTNE
- a CDS encoding prephenate dehydrogenase/arogenate dehydrogenase family protein; its protein translation is MEVCIVGAGAMGRWLAETLDADLAIADVDETRARETAAAVGGRTVPLEPDGDTYDAVCLAVPMGEVEAAIATQAVRVDGAIVDVAGVMEPVLTAMDEYAPAVEHCSLHPLFAPERAPGSIAVVTRSAGPATRAILADLETAENELVETTPAEHDGAMERVQAAAHAAVLAFAAAAEPVPEAFETPLYEGLREQVERIGAGTPRVYADVQDRFDGADAVAEAAGRIAEADHDELVSLIEDATATWVDDRRETSRSSTASGGVPDR
- a CDS encoding CBS domain-containing protein — its product is MDVTDVIDDTYDTVDEETPVSKLRGAFEGSAQKALLVTAGGEFDGIVTRRDAISSHEKNSRKARSLVRPVPRIGRHEDLREAARLMIAGDTRVLPVMDDPEAESGDVVGVVRADDLLRHVQPYLSVLDTEDVATLEVVTVEPETTLGKALATFREKRIEHLPVVADEDGENVVGIVSLLDVIQFVTRELTRQQGGDPSAHVTAQGGDHGGFGDRSGESADLLDLPVRNVMVETVGTTTLDESLDAALDTMLEFEASSSIVLDDGVLAGIVTKTDLLDALTWTEEGGRPIQVFGTDYVTELTHETMAERIDDVARKYGAMRVLEAKVHVNEHKERLRGVPQIHVRIRLYTDKGLFVASDTGYGDRHAFSLALNAIERQILEGKTYGESKKPVDDEEIARMYGWWLSE
- a CDS encoding M24 family metallopeptidase, which codes for MNETRRPLTDHLAEHDLDAYLIDADGTDANQRYISGFSAPDPFQTIVTADGVHLLVSGLEYGRAQTESDADSVTNTAAYDYHELREEYGPREAKHRLLAAFLADHGVESVAVPENCRVGTADGLREQGIAVSVDADGVVGELRETKTDAEIEHVRATQAANQRAMAVAESLIATAEVRDGVLYHDDEVLTSERVTTEIEIALLRDGCALDETIVASGANAADPHDRGSGPIHAGESIVIDIFPRDKETCYFGDMTRTFVRGEPSDELRRRYEVTHEAFEAALDAIEPGVAGDEIHGIVCDVIEDAGYETLRSDPETSTGYIHGTGHGVGLDIHEGPSLSFGGDELEPGHVITVEPGIYDPEVGGVRIEDLVVVTEDGYENLTDYPISIEPQDRR
- a CDS encoding small ribosomal subunit Rsm22 family protein, encoding MTDQREAVRENALYLRNVRPIDPEEIFEYVEGEPHPAVVRQYLREDAVTLGLVEREDGTFVPVSEEPVEARFEPVERFPRTYENALEDWLVERYGPHWYDGASGDVLRSTLRRTKAQYLAGDAVSYDEDVAAGYAIYHLPGYYAAVQYALDDLAERDLLGRNLRVLDVGAGVGGPALGLCEYLPDDGLVEYHALEPSAAADVLETVLAETGRNVHWDVHRTTAEAFEPDGEPFDLILLCNVLSELDDPVSVCQRYLSMLADDGSLLAMAPADRETSIGLREVERAVEDTAVSSADGTERTVTVYGPLVRLWAGERPSDRGWSFDVRPDLAVPDVQSRLDEAATDPDHRPGEFVNVDVQFSHSMLRLDGTRRHDVSLDTARWAKMAEMERHVSNRIDLVAAKVSRSLVDRSEEASGSTGEEPSNPLFKVSDGSEAVDHYAVVTNETALNRPLLDAGYGDLLAFESALALWNDDEEAYNLVVDEETVVDPLG
- a CDS encoding helix-turn-helix transcriptional regulator, which encodes MVFKTLWSQLSTRFNSAAVDEAESTDDESDDEETLSYAEQVEYGVDERELADEDVVLRLLVKRGGRVDRETVIEKTGWSADHLDTVVTEMEADNQVSAITVGRQDIICRRGFEPKGYRSHLNE